The Candidatus Microthrix subdominans genome includes a region encoding these proteins:
- a CDS encoding threonine/serine exporter family protein, whose product MAMDRNQAEWPRRLCVALGAPMALMLVLLLPAAASVQHGRPVESLQTDETSTTRGQPIDDEGQPDGAATTVESRPTTTDVQPGASAPPMSTPSDGAPSSVPATDAPTTAAPSTSPPSSIARTTEAPATEEAPTTDAPTTQPGEDQTDRELPTPDDGRTRRSRPAQVKSSTIPISSILLAVLVLVVIGVVARVLNRRRPADGRAAGDGAADDLLVVAEPQDDDEAAPPPDVQTLALLLELGRVLISTGVAVSMVESTLRRVAVLHGIDDLGTIILPTSLVLSIPGGGEVQTEAGAVDPAPLRLDQMADVTNLVRCLTHTSISVEQAQAELRRIQRSNPPFSPSLRVAGYFLTTVGLVLILNGTWKELLVGGAVGAAVGLTLVATRHITASWYVPFQPLVAALASSIAAFTAAHLIGDFRVVPALVAPLVTMLPGSKLTMGVIELVTGHLVAGTARVASGLMQLVLLALGIVAGAQLVGVAGEGLRTGAASSLLGMIAPWVGIAVMSVGVVWFNGVRRSSRWWMMAVLYVAYAGQVLGALFFGGALSAFFER is encoded by the coding sequence ATGGCGATGGATAGGAACCAGGCAGAGTGGCCTCGACGGCTTTGCGTCGCCCTCGGCGCTCCGATGGCGCTGATGTTGGTGTTGTTGTTGCCGGCCGCAGCCTCGGTCCAACACGGCCGCCCCGTGGAATCGCTCCAGACCGACGAGACTTCAACAACCCGGGGCCAGCCCATCGACGACGAGGGACAGCCAGACGGCGCTGCCACGACGGTGGAATCCCGGCCGACGACAACAGACGTGCAGCCCGGGGCAAGCGCCCCACCGATGAGCACACCATCTGACGGGGCACCCTCAAGCGTCCCGGCGACCGATGCCCCGACGACCGCTGCACCATCGACCTCTCCTCCGTCGAGCATCGCACGCACCACCGAAGCACCCGCCACCGAGGAAGCTCCGACAACCGACGCCCCGACGACACAACCCGGCGAAGATCAAACCGACCGAGAGCTTCCGACCCCCGACGACGGCCGCACACGGCGGAGCCGGCCGGCCCAGGTCAAGAGTTCGACGATACCGATCAGCTCGATACTGTTGGCGGTGCTCGTCCTGGTCGTCATCGGCGTCGTGGCCCGGGTACTCAACCGGCGCCGGCCGGCTGATGGCAGAGCCGCCGGCGATGGAGCGGCCGATGATCTTCTGGTCGTCGCCGAGCCCCAGGACGACGATGAGGCAGCACCGCCGCCCGACGTTCAGACCCTCGCCCTCCTGCTCGAGCTGGGGCGGGTCCTCATCAGTACTGGGGTCGCCGTCTCGATGGTCGAGTCCACCTTGAGGAGGGTGGCCGTACTTCATGGCATCGACGACCTTGGCACCATCATCCTCCCAACCTCGCTCGTCCTCTCGATTCCCGGCGGGGGTGAGGTACAGACCGAGGCTGGGGCCGTCGACCCAGCGCCGCTGCGGCTCGACCAGATGGCCGACGTCACCAACCTGGTCCGGTGCCTGACACACACCTCGATCTCGGTCGAGCAGGCTCAGGCGGAACTGCGACGAATCCAGCGGTCCAACCCCCCGTTCTCGCCGTCGCTGAGGGTGGCCGGCTACTTCCTGACGACGGTCGGCCTCGTGCTCATCTTGAACGGAACCTGGAAGGAACTCCTCGTCGGCGGGGCGGTGGGCGCCGCCGTCGGGCTGACCCTCGTGGCAACCCGCCACATCACCGCCTCGTGGTACGTCCCATTCCAACCGCTCGTCGCAGCGCTGGCCTCTTCGATCGCTGCGTTCACCGCAGCTCACCTCATCGGCGATTTCCGGGTGGTGCCCGCATTGGTGGCCCCGCTGGTGACGATGCTCCCCGGGTCAAAGCTGACGATGGGTGTGATCGAGCTCGTCACCGGCCACCTGGTCGCCGGTACGGCTCGCGTCGCCTCAGGACTGATGCAACTCGTGCTGCTCGCCCTGGGCATCGTCGCGGGCGCGCAGTTGGTCGGCGTCGCCGGTGAAGGCCTGCGAACCGGCGCGGCTTCCAGCCTGCTTGGCATGATCGCCCCATGGGTGGGCATTGCCGTGATGAGTGTCGGTGTCGTCTGGTTTAACGGCGTGAGGCGCTCGTCGCGCTGGTGGATGATGGCCGTGCTCTACGTCGCCTACGCGGGCCAGGTGCTCGGTGCCCTCTTCTTCGGCGGGGCGCTCTCGGCGTTCTTCGAGCGGTAG
- a CDS encoding ABC transporter permease — protein MSARRMRAALTAGAVAIGVMAVVALGTLTSSLEQSATGFLKAGNADFTIAQKHTDSLLNSLISSDDIASIAKVDGVEDSIGALIELDKYDAGHPTVVQVGLAPDAQKRFGVVVLEGRSYAAQSETEVMLGYTLAESIDKKTGDTLTMDGHQYRVTGLYRTNGVSYGNSTMMFPLAALQGRYQAAGQVTLGFVKLAPGASSAQVRESIDTKFPQLATVNSETDFGRVDNTLVLISAGNTGGSILAAVIAITGVLNTSLLSFFERIREFGVLRSIGWTRRRIVSLVLGESLIVSLVGATIGVFLGWVAINLLQNLPELRGVFHPIYTASIFTRSLVFAIGVAFLGAIYPALRAAFLSPVEAMRRE, from the coding sequence GTGAGCGCCCGTCGAATGCGGGCCGCCCTCACCGCTGGGGCGGTGGCGATCGGCGTCATGGCCGTGGTCGCGCTCGGGACGCTGACGTCCAGCCTGGAGCAGTCGGCCACGGGATTCCTGAAAGCGGGCAACGCCGACTTCACCATCGCCCAGAAGCACACCGACAGCCTGCTGAACTCGCTGATCTCCAGCGACGACATCGCCTCCATCGCCAAGGTTGACGGCGTCGAGGATTCCATCGGTGCCCTCATCGAGCTCGATAAGTACGACGCCGGCCACCCCACCGTTGTCCAGGTCGGCCTCGCACCCGATGCCCAAAAGCGATTCGGGGTCGTCGTTCTCGAAGGACGCTCCTACGCCGCCCAAAGCGAAACCGAGGTCATGTTGGGCTACACACTGGCCGAATCGATCGACAAAAAGACCGGCGACACCCTGACGATGGACGGCCATCAGTACCGCGTGACCGGCCTGTACCGGACCAACGGCGTCTCGTACGGCAACTCCACGATGATGTTCCCGCTGGCGGCGCTGCAGGGCCGCTACCAGGCAGCCGGCCAGGTGACACTGGGGTTCGTCAAGCTGGCCCCGGGGGCCAGCTCTGCGCAGGTCCGCGAGTCGATCGACACGAAGTTCCCCCAGTTGGCCACGGTGAACAGCGAAACCGACTTCGGGCGGGTGGACAACACCTTGGTGTTGATTTCGGCGGGAAACACCGGCGGATCCATCCTCGCAGCGGTGATCGCCATCACCGGCGTGTTGAACACCTCCCTCCTGTCATTCTTCGAACGCATCAGAGAGTTCGGCGTGCTCCGATCCATCGGGTGGACCCGACGACGGATCGTGTCGCTCGTCCTCGGCGAGTCGCTGATCGTCAGCCTCGTCGGCGCCACCATCGGCGTTTTCCTTGGCTGGGTGGCGATCAACCTGCTGCAAAATCTCCCGGAGCTGAGGGGTGTTTTCCACCCGATCTACACGGCTTCGATCTTCACCAGGTCGCTGGTGTTCGCCATCGGCGTGGCTTTCCTCGGAGCGATCTACCCTGCGCTTCGAGCTGCGTTCCTCTCTCCCGTGGAGGCGATGCGTCGTGAATAA
- a CDS encoding ATP-binding cassette domain-containing protein — MNKDWHSEVDGDHGGEPLVTVRDLVRTFGNDRVIDGVSFDIKAGEFVAISGPSGSGKTTLLHLLAALDRPDTGTIRVAGHDLVHLHRLTEYRRNQIGLVFQLHNLIPRLTSRQNVAIAMFGTGLGHRERARRAEELLATVGLAHRAGSKPPTMSGGERQRVAGGPSLGQRAGSAARRRTDRQPR; from the coding sequence GTGAATAAGGATTGGCACTCCGAGGTCGACGGCGATCACGGCGGAGAGCCGCTGGTAACCGTTCGCGATCTGGTCCGCACCTTCGGCAATGACCGCGTGATCGACGGCGTGTCCTTCGACATCAAGGCGGGGGAGTTCGTGGCGATCTCTGGACCGTCGGGCTCGGGCAAGACCACCCTGTTGCACCTGCTCGCTGCGTTGGATCGCCCGGACACCGGCACGATCCGGGTCGCCGGTCACGACCTGGTCCACCTGCACCGGCTCACCGAGTACCGCCGCAACCAGATCGGCCTCGTGTTCCAACTGCACAACCTCATCCCCCGGCTGACCTCGCGCCAGAACGTTGCCATCGCCATGTTCGGAACCGGTCTCGGCCACCGCGAACGCGCCCGCAGGGCCGAGGAGCTGTTGGCGACCGTCGGTCTCGCACACCGCGCTGGTTCGAAACCTCCGACGATGTCCGGGGGCGAACGGCAGCGGGTTGCAGGTGGCCCGAGCCTTGGCCAACGAGCCGGCTCTGCTGCTCGCCGACGAACCGACCGGCAGCCTCGATGA
- a CDS encoding acyltransferase family protein, with protein sequence MPEPAKATAERSAWHDNMRLVAMFIVVAGHWGIGRGAFPGTSSNISFVIYIFHMPLFIMLAGRFVRPRASFDATFRKGWGQLLIPFAFFFLVDLFVLSKVSGPPFVAFGHLPYGLWFLVSLFFWRLMVVPVGRWRSFDRLVWPLALLGLVLSGLLPNWWSLVRTFAFFPAFLFGMLVLPRLEPHLRRPWVRVASAALLVATVVVVWPRAQQYNYLWLHQSRSYDELGRDFVSGAGLRLLVAAAGIVVALAVVSLVPTRRVGSLSGLGRFTLYAYLLHLPVTEFIIYWLIPRTDSNAAVSVSVSLAIIPFVLVVMTRPVRRLTQPLVEPVEFAKSVPVP encoded by the coding sequence ATGCCCGAACCTGCCAAAGCTACGGCCGAACGTTCGGCTTGGCACGATAACATGCGTCTGGTCGCCATGTTTATTGTGGTTGCCGGGCACTGGGGAATCGGACGTGGAGCGTTCCCGGGAACTTCGTCCAACATTTCGTTTGTGATTTATATCTTTCACATGCCACTGTTCATTATGCTGGCCGGGCGGTTTGTTCGACCTCGAGCGTCTTTTGACGCTACATTCCGAAAGGGTTGGGGTCAACTCCTCATACCCTTCGCGTTCTTCTTTCTCGTTGATCTGTTTGTTTTGAGCAAGGTAAGCGGGCCTCCGTTCGTAGCATTCGGACACCTTCCATACGGCCTGTGGTTCTTGGTCTCCCTCTTCTTTTGGCGTCTCATGGTGGTGCCCGTTGGTCGCTGGCGATCGTTTGATCGACTCGTGTGGCCACTGGCGCTGTTGGGTCTGGTCCTCAGCGGACTGCTGCCCAACTGGTGGTCGCTTGTTCGCACGTTTGCCTTCTTCCCAGCGTTCCTGTTCGGCATGCTGGTTCTGCCCCGCTTGGAACCTCACCTGCGTCGTCCTTGGGTTCGCGTCGCTTCCGCTGCGCTCCTCGTCGCCACCGTGGTGGTCGTGTGGCCGCGAGCCCAGCAGTACAACTATCTCTGGCTGCATCAGTCGCGAAGTTACGACGAGCTTGGTCGGGACTTCGTCAGTGGCGCCGGTCTTCGTCTACTCGTCGCAGCAGCAGGAATCGTGGTTGCTTTGGCAGTCGTTTCGCTCGTACCTACCCGGCGGGTCGGGTCTTTGTCAGGCCTTGGTCGGTTCACGTTGTACGCCTACTTGCTTCATCTGCCGGTCACCGAGTTCATCATCTACTGGTTGATCCCGCGAACCGATTCCAACGCAGCGGTGTCGGTCTCGGTGAGTCTCGCAATTATCCCGTTCGTACTCGTGGTGATGACTCGACCGGTGCGCCGATTGACTCAGCCCTTGGTTGAGCCTGTCGAGTTTGCAAAATCGGTGCCGGTGCCATAG
- a CDS encoding threonine/serine exporter family protein, whose amino-acid sequence MLELGRVLIRSGVAVSMVASTLERVANRYGIDNLGTIVFPTSLVLSIPNENSVHTEAAAADTAPLRLDQMDDVTNLIQRVTRTSMTVDEARAELERIQQSDPQFTPKVRVGGYILATIGLVLLLHGTWKELLVGGALGAPIGSVFVWTRGITASWYVSFQPLVAALTASIGVFTAVHFISDFRVIPALIAPLVMLMQGTKLTMG is encoded by the coding sequence CTGCTCGAGCTGGGCCGGGTTCTCATCAGGTCGGGAGTCGCGGTTTCGATGGTTGCATCCACCTTGGAGCGGGTGGCCAACCGTTACGGCATCGACAACCTCGGAACCATCGTGTTCCCTACCTCGTTGGTGCTGTCGATTCCCAACGAGAACAGTGTCCACACCGAGGCTGCCGCTGCCGACACCGCACCGTTGCGGCTTGACCAGATGGACGACGTCACCAACCTGATCCAACGCGTCACGCGCACTTCGATGACCGTCGATGAGGCTCGGGCGGAGTTGGAACGGATTCAGCAGTCCGACCCGCAGTTCACGCCCAAGGTGAGGGTGGGCGGCTACATCCTGGCGACGATTGGCCTCGTGCTTCTCTTGCATGGCACCTGGAAGGAACTCCTCGTCGGTGGGGCCCTGGGTGCCCCCATCGGCTCGGTGTTCGTGTGGACCCGGGGCATCACCGCTTCGTGGTACGTCTCGTTCCAGCCTCTGGTCGCGGCGCTGACCGCCTCGATCGGGGTGTTCACCGCAGTCCACTTCATCAGCGATTTTCGGGTCATCCCTGCGTTGATAGCTCCGCTGGTCATGCTGATGCAGGGAACAAAGCTCACGATGGGGTGA
- a CDS encoding GAP family protein, with amino-acid sequence MLFLLLALKQWRFASSARRGSGSCPNGWRPSTPSRQASRSGSALLSGVNPKNLALTAAAAASVAQAGLSGADSAVTMAVFVIIGSLTVAGPVLFYLVASERAAGPLGSIKDFMSAHNSAIMMILLLVLGAKLLGQGVGALGG; translated from the coding sequence GTGCTCTTCCTGCTTCTCGCCCTGAAGCAGTGGCGCTTCGCGTCCTCGGCCCGGCGAGGAAGCGGGAGTTGCCCAAATGGATGGCGACCATCGACACCTTCACGCCAGGCAAGTCGCTCGGGCTCGGCGCTGCTCTCCGGGGTGAACCCGAAGAACCTGGCCCTCACCGCCGCAGCGGCTGCCAGCGTCGCTCAGGCCGGGCTGAGCGGTGCCGACAGCGCCGTCACGATGGCGGTGTTCGTCATCATCGGTTCGCTGACGGTCGCCGGACCGGTGCTGTTCTACCTGGTCGCGAGCGAACGTGCCGCCGGCCCGCTCGGCTCGATCAAGGACTTCATGTCTGCACACAACTCGGCGATCATGATGATCCTGCTGCTCGTGCTGGGAGCAAAACTGCTCGGGCAGGGCGTGGGGGCGTTGGGGGGGTAG
- a CDS encoding GAP family protein gives MIQAIGDLLPSALGVALSPVPIIAVILMLGTPKARSTGSMFAIGWIAGLVIASAIVLAPTSGASDPDSAINRRELVPGGGGGCSSCFSP, from the coding sequence ATGATCCAAGCTATTGGTGACCTACTCCCGTCGGCGTTGGGCGTGGCGCTCAGCCCAGTCCCGATCATCGCCGTCATCCTCATGCTGGGCACCCCCAAGGCCCGCAGCACCGGCTCGATGTTCGCCATCGGCTGGATCGCCGGGCTGGTGATCGCCTCGGCCATCGTCCTGGCCCCGACGTCCGGAGCATCGGATCCGGACAGCGCCATCAACCGGCGTGAACTGGTTCCAGGTGGTGGTGGGGGGTGCTCTTCCTGCTTCTCGCCCTGA
- a CDS encoding DUF2071 domain-containing protein, translated as MRWAHAPDPWLGDFTEINVRTYVTDALGRRGVWFFSLDVPRSPIVAVARAAFALPYCWAKTRHERDADRQRYTMRRRWPRSSEAEADLALVSAPASVRRGRRPGALSVRSLGSAHLSAPPTALRPGGPPALAPPPCRRSRHRPTGRRGRRVAQARGQPHAMYSPAVDVQVARFSKVSGPAV; from the coding sequence GTGCGTTGGGCCCACGCCCCCGATCCCTGGTTGGGGGACTTCACCGAGATCAACGTCCGCACCTACGTGACCGATGCGCTCGGCCGCCGAGGCGTGTGGTTCTTCTCGCTTGACGTGCCCCGTTCGCCGATCGTCGCAGTGGCGCGCGCAGCCTTTGCGTTGCCCTACTGCTGGGCGAAGACGCGCCACGAGCGTGACGCCGACCGCCAGCGCTACACGATGAGGAGGCGCTGGCCCAGAAGCTCCGAAGCCGAGGCCGACCTGGCTCTCGTGTCGGCACCCGCCTCGGTACGACGAGGTCGGCGACCTGGAGCACTTTCTGTCCGCTCGTTGGGCTCTGCTCACCTGTCGGCGCCGCCAACTGCTCTACGGCCGGGTGGACCACCAGCGCTGGCCCCTCCACCGTGTCGACGAAGTCGACATCGACCAACCGGTCGTCGAGGCCGCCGGGTTGCCCAGGCCCGAGGGCAGCCCCATGCCATGTACTCGCCCGCCGTCGACGTTCAGGTGGCTCGGTTCTCCAAGGTGTCCGGCCCGGCGGTTTGA